One Dioscorea cayenensis subsp. rotundata cultivar TDr96_F1 chromosome 19, TDr96_F1_v2_PseudoChromosome.rev07_lg8_w22 25.fasta, whole genome shotgun sequence genomic window, TATGGTTCTTTTACTGATTACACCCTTCAAATATATTGAAATCATTATGgtaaataaattaaagcataaaaataggttatttgtttttaagtactaaattaataaaaatactaatgttatcaatttctttaaagtgacttgaatattattttgagtttttacATGAATATTGTAAATTTgaagtaattattttatttgttaatagtgagattaaattattttagttactttacattatgtttgtaaattgtaacaatgaaattttaaagaaaGATTGATAAATgaaccataattttattaaaatatataaaaaaaaatgagtacatAACCTTAGAAGTTacatttaaatctaaattaacaAAAGATAGTTGGAGAGATATAGTCTCAAAATTTACTATTGGTCTAAGGGTCCGTTTGATATGCAAAATTTTGAGTTACAGCACAACACAACTTCTCTTGTtccttgtttggtttgttaaaaaaattaaaaagtacaaAGACAAGAGGATGTCGAAGTACAACAcagagatttaaaatttttgtaccacCAAAACCCTCATACAAAAAGTTTTTATCGCAGACAAAGACAACTAAAGACTAAATTAccctttaataaaaaaataaaaatacaatcataTATATCACATCCCACGACGCTCATAAAATCCCACGACgctaattaattttcataatatatatttttttaaatgtaagatcgatatcttaaaattaaaattttaaatcataaaaattaacataaatttttttaatatttctatccaaaaattaaaaatttaaattgtataaaaaataaatataaatctctttATATCTTATATTCTTGAATCATAGATATATGATTTTCATAaacatatcaaatatattagcaatctcatataaaaaataatattatttaacgGATTGATATATTAACcgaatttatcatgtattttttttaataaaaattaattttgtatatactttgaaattttttaaaataatataattataatttactaaattaattaattataaaaaaattaattaaaatattgaaaatgatagTTTGTTATGAGGttgtttattgtaaaacaaacataagataatataaaaggtattagaagtaattttatattataatatttttgtccaGTACTCGAGAAGTTATccataaaatatctaatatggTACAAGATAAATAGTTGTGCTGTACCATAACTACTTGTTCTGTTCTATACTACTTGTGCTGTACTTAACTGCGTATCAAACGCACAGTGAGTGTTATGAGAATAATAAGGAAGtggtagaaaaaaaaataattaataagataatgtctaataagataaaaatagtTGACTAAAATGCTTGAAATAAGTGATTTCaccaacaaaaaataataataaatgcaaaCGAAATATCTTTACCATGTGGCGCAAGAATGAACAGTGGTTATTGAATTACCAGCCAAATTCATTGTTGAACCTTGTTTCACTAAAAATGATGGTAAGTGaattaagaaaatcaatcaCCGTAAAGATGATGGTAAGTGAGCCAAAGAAATCAAGCATCCATTTGATAGTTGAGATTGAGTCTtcgaatattttttttagtatcttgcactcataaaatctaaataattaacatatattCTAGTTTTGATTATGATAGAAGTGGGTTTAATCTTACCATGTGTATTAATCGAAATAATTaatcattataatattatagCAATCACATACAAAAGTGACAACCATCACTAATTTGATTCTTAATCATGGTTTAATACCAGTTGcaagggcatcaattttataaGGCCAATGTGCTGTTTTTGTTGCATAAGTCTAACTAGAACCTTGGAATCATTCCTTTTATGATTTCTTATTTTAGTGATTTAATATCCACTTGATCCCTATCTTTAACTTTATTAATACCaacatgtgtttttttaaagttgCAAATTAGGTGTGTTTGATCTTTGACAAGTCTAATATAAAGTTTTGTGGCTGGCTTTGATGATGCACATACATATAATATgaacatggattttttttataaaaaaaatatattaaatatctgTGTTTTTCAAAGatggaatatttttaaaaaaatagaatttaaaaatatgaaataaacaaaaaaaaatgatgtgttaaaaaataaagcaaaaaaaaaatctaaaaataaaaaattttaaaaaaattttcaattaaggCAGACAACCTTCCAAGACAACACATCACAGCCGTACAGAAATCAATCATCGTACGGTTGTCAATTTTCCGGAATCTTTCAAAGATACTCTGTCTTACCGAGTTTGAGACCGACACGTGTCTCTCGTCTCGTCGTTGCTAACTCGACCCTGACGATTGACACGTGGCAATCGCTGCCGTCTTTTCCCGGAAGAAGTCCACATCCAAAGTTGCCCACGTGTACGAAGGTGATCCACTTGCTATCACGTCCCGACAACATCAATGACGTCAGCAACAGCCTCAATCATCCCGATATCGACACGTAGCACATCCCCCGTCCATGTGGGCCCACGTCCATATTATGTGGGGCCGGGGAAGGTGGTGAGTGTCTTCCTGTGGGCCCCATTCATGGCCTTAGTCAAAAGATCATTTtactatttaaattataaaataaattatttataatttacgAAAAATAAACGCCtgattttagaaacaaaaaattaggaaaataaagaaattccaTAAAGCGAAAATAATTCCTCTGGTCGACACGTGTCAAACGCACTACTGTTGTTCCGACACGAAGCCGACCATTTTCCCGACCGCCACGTGTCAAAGCACGCATGATGGACACGTGTCCACAGACAGTCCCTAGAGTTGCTCTGGATCCGAGGCCTTGACGCCGCTTGCTCCTCTGGTAAAAACGCGCCACGTGTCCTTTAACTGCTCTGGTAGCCGACACGTGTCCATTCCATGAAAACAAGTAGGGGTATTTTAGTCATTTAAGTGGGGCGTACCCTCTTATCTCTCCGTCACCATCTTCTCCGCGCCGCTCCGGGCGTCCTTCTCGGACTTCGGATCATTCGTCTCGATCCGATAACCCGTTAAGCCCTTATCTATCTCCATGGATCGGGTTCTCTTCTTCTCGTTGTTCCTTTTCTCTCTAACTCTTTAGACCATCACAAAGATCGAAGCTTTTCGATAAAGATCGAAGCTTTTGGTTGTTTTGATCCTGGTAATGGCGGCAGAGGCAGTGGAGGAGGAGATGAAGAGGTTCTCAGGGAGAACACATGGATATTCTCGTGACCTCTTGCAGAGATTAGGGAGCACGAGTTGCTATGAAGAGAAGGAGGAGTTTGTGAGGAGGGATTCGGATGAGATTGAACTCAGTTTAGGGCTTTCTCTGGGTGGGTGTTTCGGTGAAGAGAGGAAGGAGAAGGGGGGGCTGGTGAGATCTTCGTCGATTGCGTCGATGTCGATGATGGGGAGGGAGTTGGAGTTCACGGTGGTGAAGGGGATTGCTAGGGCGAGCTCGTTGCCGGCGGAGACGGAGGAGGAGCtgaggaagaggaaggagatTCAGAGCTTGAAGAGGCTAGAGGCGAAGAGAAAGAGGTTGGAGAGGATGACCTCGAGATCGATGGTGGGGGTGGGGAGGGATAGGTCGGAGGAGAGTGTAGACGAGGAGTTGGAGAGATCTGGTGTGGAGCTCGGCGGCAACCTGCCGACGGCGTTGACAAGGTGGCCAGCGAACGGCGCCGGCGGGTTAGGGCCGGTGTCGCAGAGATCTATTGGGTCACAGGGGAGTTGCTCCTCCGTCGTCTCCGAGTTGGACACCACGGCGATGCAAGGTACCTCACTCTTCACTTCTTTTTTGGATTGATGAAAAAAACAgttcaaaaaaaggaaaaagttgaAATCTTTTTTAGTTTAAAGGAGGATTTACTGTTTTGTTTGATATTATTTACTTAGAATTGCAAGATGGAATGCAAGATATGTGAAAATAGTGATCTTACAACTCCATAACAAAATTcaatctttgtatttttgaaagTGAGTATTGCTTGTGATGTACATGAACACATATAATTTACTTGTTAATGGAATTGAAGATTTAAAGTGAGAAGGAGAACTTCTGTTGAAGTTTGGATATAATTCAATCTTTTCACATTGCCAGATGTTTATCTAGTAAAGTGTTGGACATTAAGCATAGTTTCAAGGGACCACATTATCCATTCTGTGTCAACTTATTATATGTCGCACTTCATTGTCTTGAACTTGGAAATGCAAATGATGTATGTTACTATTCAGGTCTGAATTCAAGGTGTGCTCACAGCATTAAGCCAATGCCGGATGGTACGAATCGCAAGACAGGCACCGTCCCTGCCACGGTCGGAGGAAAACGGATCAACTGCAATAGAGAAGGAGATGATCCAATGCGGAGAAATGTAAGAACTCGAAATGGATTGAGTGAGATGGAGAAGAGCATGATGCAGGAAATGCCGTGTGTGTCGACCAGAGGAGATGGTCCTGATGGAAGAAGGATCGAAGGCTTCCTTTACAAGTATCGGAAAGGCGAAGATGTAAGAATTGTGTGTATCTGTCATGGTAGATTTTTGACACCGGCTGAGTTCGTTAAGCACGCCGGAGGTGGCGATGTTGCTCACCCTCTTCGACATATTGTTGTTAGTCAATTTCCATCTGTCTTCTTGTGATGTTTTCTGAAATcaatgaagaggaggaagatgaagaggctTCTTTGTGTGTTTCTTGGCAAAGTAAAgttcctctttctcttctttctttctaaaTTTGTTAAGACTTTTTGTTCCCTTCTTTAGTTGATGAGCTTGCTAAGAAATTTAAGATCTTTTCATCAATGgtggtattttgtattttgatttctaATGCTTGATTTTACACTCAATTCAACAATGAAGTTTCAAGATCATATGTTAACAAGAAACAGGGTTTATTCTAAAACAGAGGAAACATATATCCCGCCAACTTTGAATTCACTGTTAATTCAACTGTGAACTTTTATGATTTATGATTGAGTCATAAACctgatttaatttaaattaaaaaccaaaattttcattgtcattcacaAACACAACACTCTCAAATTCAGTCAGCAAAGGATCATACAGAGAAATCCCCCACatattttactgtagcaaagaaTTGATTTCTTAAATTTAATTCCATTGAATTCATGacaatattttctaaaatcaatcaggaaaaaaaaaaattgatttccaGGTTTGATTTCACACTGAATTTAAAGAAGAAATCTTATGATATTAACTGAGTCAAGTTTACATATGTCATTCAAAACACAACAACTCCTTGAATGCATGGAATTGAATTCTCAAGTTTGATTTCACTCTCAATTCAACAAACAACTTCTTTGATCATCATCCAATAACAAACAAGGTTCACTCTATGAACAAAATATGATCTTTAAGGTTTGAGAGCTGACACCATGGATGTCTTGATCCCATGGGATGATCCAAGTCCCTTTTTCTGGTTTCTAACAAGAAGACCTTTTGAGACAGGGGAGATGATCATATCAGTGGGACTCATGTACCTACAACTCCATTgatttcataaaaacaaaacacaaaatcaataaataaatccactgattattaaaacataaaatgaaaaaacagaAATTCACAAACCTTTCAGGGAATTCTGATTGCTTGGGAACTTGAAGATGAACAGGTGTGATGCTCTTTATCTGTTTGGGATTTGGATTCATTGGTGGGGTTTGTTTAGCCATTGATGGAGAGTGTTCTTCAGCCATTGGCGTGCAGAGATGTAAGCAAAAGAGATTTTGGTTTGAATGAAGagtatgtgtgtgtttattgTGGGgaatataaaggaaaaaaaaaagaaaaaggttgtGATATCATATGTGACCGTTGGTTTCCGAGAACCAACGGTCAATTTTTCTGCATCCAACGGCTAACATGGGCTTGTTAAAATTGATGAaactatattttgaatttttatggttttttatttttttattttataaatataaaccagcattgttttattatttcacCTCGCGAAAAAAATGTAGATAAGCTACTACCATTTCATATATTCATTAAATACTCAACAATATTTTAGGAAGTAGTCAAACTTTTAATTTACCGTAtggaaaataaattcattacCATTCGTCCATTGCCTTTGTCATTGAAATGGTTAAACTAAAGGCATGTTTGTTAAATGGGTTTTCGTTTTTTtctagttaaaaataaaaaaaataactgaaaCTAAAGgactcaattaaaataatcaaacatagtttcaaatattttttaactttttcgtAAACTAGCTCTTGTGAATTAACCCCGATAATAATTTTCAATAGGTGCTAGTATCTCATGTGTGGTTGTTACTTtgcctttcattttatttattttatcagcTCCAAGAatttgtcttaaaaaaaaaataaaaaattttgtgacCATGTTCATCTCAAAAgaaaaggtataataccctagttgatccctctacttttctctctctttctttttaatccctctactcagaaatgctcctgaCTAGttcctctatttttgaaaatgtgtccaCTTAGTTAACAATGCTCCCaatcagtccctctacttttaaaaatgtgaagtgggtacatttttaaaaatagagagactagttgagagcatttctgagtagagggaccaaaagagcaTAGAGAAAAAAGTACAgagactattttggtgattacaCCCAAAGGAAAAACACAACTCAAACAAATCAATTTATCAGGTATGCTTACTCGCGGGTGTTCGGAAAGTTTGGATCTCAACGTGTACCAACGAGAGAAAAACAACTTTTAAGTCTTTATAACCCAAACTTGGCCTTGTTGTTGAAGGTAAATAGAATGGGGTGACATTGAGAAGAGGTTGGAAGTTCTGCAAGACAAGATTGTAGCTTGGGATTGTGATCCAGAGGAGGCTTCTGAGTATTTAAATGTTGTTGATGAAGTTAGACAATTTTCTGAAAGTTTAGAGAGCTTGCGTTCCGAAATCATGGGGGATGAGTATAATGAACTTGTACACCGAGCTCATAGCATTCTTCAAATGGCCATGGCAAGGCTTGAGAAGGAGTTTGTCCATCTTCTTGTTCTATATCAGCAAACTTTGGATCCTGATCACATGTCTAGATTCCATTCCACAGAGGACTATTCTATGGGTGATTTGAGCTCGTGCAGCTCTTTTGAGGTACACCCTATTGTTGGCAGGATGCATAGTGAGAGTAGTATTGAAATGGATgagtttgtgattgatttgattCATCCTAGCTCTGTATCTGATCTTAAGTGTGTTGCAGAAATGATGCTAAAGTCCAACTATGATAAGGAATGTTGCAAGGCTTACATCAGTGTTAGAAAAGAAGCATTGTATAAGTCCTTTTCGGTTCTTTGTATGGAGAGATCGAGTACTGATATTCTACAGATGGATTCGGGTCTCTTCAATAGCATGATCAAGAGGTGGAACCAAGCCATCAAAGTTTTTATATGTGTGTGTCTTACTAACGAAAGAAGCCTCTGTGACCTCATCCTTGGAGGCTACTCCCCATCAGCAAGGAATTCTTGTTTTGTGGAAATTACAAAagacataatcttgaaaatgcTGAACTTTTATGGTGCAGTATCAACTGGAAGTCCAAAGCCCGAGAAGTTGTTCCGGATGCTTGATATGTATGAGGGCTTGTACAATCTTATTCCAGAGCTTGGTTCTTGTGTCTTAACTGAATGTTGAGACGTTTTGTTAACATTGGGTGAATTTATAAGGCTGATTTTGATGGAGTTCAAGAATGACATTAGAAGCAACAAACCAACTAATGTGGTTGCAGGAGGCGGAATCCACCCTTTGACAAAGTACGTGATGAATTATATTAAGGCCCTCATAGATTATGCTGAGACCCTCGATGTACTTCTTCAGGACCTATATGTCAATGACTTGAGTCAGGAATCAAGAGCAATAGTGGGTTCTTTCCAGAATTCTACTCCAGTGATTTGTTATCTCCTATCAATCACATCTATTTTTGAGTCCAACCTTGAAGGCAGGTCAATGCTATACAAGGATGATGCGTTGCGACACATATTCTTAATGAATAACAAATTTTTCATGGTTCAAATGGTGAAGGATTCAGAACTTCATTAAGTTCCTTGGAGATGAATGGATCAAGAAGTACAGTGCTGTTGTCAATAAGAAATACAATGATTTGGTGTACGAGTAGGAAGACTGTTCTTTATGAGAGCATCAAAAAGTTCAACCTTGTCTTCGAAGAAATTTACAAGAGCCAGACAGCTTGGGTGATACCAAGTGTTCAGCTTCGTGTGGAGCTGAGGATCTCGTTATCCCTTAATGTGCTACAATACTATCGAGGACTCGTGCGTTTTTCCCGCTATCTGGACAATGTGAGACAAAAGGACAAATACATCAAGTATTCCCCAGAAGATTTGGAGGAATTCCTGCAAGATCTCTTCGAGGGATGTCCGAAATCACTGCGTTCCCTtgggaggaaaaaaaattgaaggcaGCCTATGGTTCAATATCAATTTTCCCCATATTTGCTTTATCATCTTATAGATTAAGCAGTTAATGTGCAAGATTCTGAACATGAATTATACTAGATCAAATACATTTGAGCTAGCATTTCAAGATACAATTACTGCTTCATTTTTGTTCTTCCTGTCAAAAAATTGTGCAGCAGTAAAATGTGTGTTGATGGCTTGTGGCAAATAAATGTTCTATCCTTGCAGATAGTTATGCTTAAATTATAcgtcagaatttttttttttttaaaaaaagagcgACAATCACTTGTCTCTATGGCACATGAGTTTTTGCTGCGAATTCCTTTATAACAAGAATTTGAACCCTCATCACTCTACACTTGCATCATATTGATTtcagaaaaagagagagaatttTGTTTGTCAATAATCCTATTCTCACCATTTAATCAAAGGCAAGAGCAAAACTTTATTTCCTGTCGAATTTGTTTTGCCTGGGTCCAACTCTGAACTCATTGATTGATTGAGACTTGAGAGTATTTTCTATAGCTTGATATGAGCTGAACAACTTCagtttcttatttttatcaacttTGCATGACTTGAATCCAAATATGCATTGGATTTGTGTTTAACAGCATAGTGCAATTCAATTGGTATTCCTTCGATCtctacaaaataatatattatttctgAATAGATCTATTATTAATCTTGTTACAAGTTTGGCTAAAATTCAGATTTTTCTTTAACATATGCATATACAGTTATGGCTGTGCGAATGGGTAGTGAATTTACACTCTCATCTGGTGACACCGAGTTTGGATTGCAAAGCCTGAATCCACAAGCGGGAATTTGTTACCATCATTGCTTTTATTATCACGAGTTAAGGATGACTTGAATTTAAATCTTTTAAATCTTCACATCAACACTTACATAATAAAGTCAATATCACTAGATTATGAATATTTTAACAAATCTAACTATTTTGTTTATTGATGTCATGAACAATGTTCAACGTGCGCTCAGTCAAAAGTTGAATCATCtccaatttcttgtttttatatggTATTGCATAAAGTTACATAAAACATGATGATTATATCAGTGAACTGCCATACCATTTCTGTTTAGCATTTGTTTATTccttttaattgaaatttaaaagcTAAAATTTGGTCCCGGTTTAAGGATTTAAAAGATGGATCACagttcaatgaaaaatatattttttgtatgaaaaattttaaaattactagAGGTTAAACAATCACAAATTTACGAATTAattctttactatttttttttgtttgactaatttATACAGCTCGGATAGTCAAAATTTAGGAACCAAACAAccttatatttttacaaaaagaaaatctattacaaaatgaaaaaaaaaaaatttcaggtgcttttctaaaaaaattgttcatcatttaaaataatttcaagaaTTCCATGGTGGTAAAGCCAAAAAATTTCCCAATCACTATTCCAGTCAAAAAGTCAATGTCTCACGAGCAGCCAAGCGCGACCACTTCTCCCAATCCAGTGAAATGACTGAAACACCCCTAAATCACAATCGTCTATTCAAATCCAACGGCCAGGATCATCTCCGCTATCAATGCACCCGTGCTAACGCCAACTACTCTATTAACGACGTTAGTTGGAGATCATTAATCTCGTCCATCGGACGGTCAGGATTCGCCGCTGACTGATCACCGTTTCCCAACAAACTTGTAATTATGAGCAATTATGGGGTTATAATGGTCATTATGTCCGTTAAAGGTCAATTGAAAATGGGGAGGGGCGAAGGTTCCCACCTGCTTCACAGTTCTTCAGAGTGATCTCCCAAATTTGATAGCAATTTGAAGAGAAACACTATGATTTCTGCGCAATTTCATCTTCAATGATGATTTATGAGGAAAAGCTTCGATCTTGTAAGctatttttagggttttcttttgaagatttttattgttattactgagttttattttactttttggaaaattttgatAGCGATTTGATGAGAAACACTTTGATTTCGTCGCAATTTTATCTTGAATGATGATTTCTGTGGAAAAGCTTCCACCTTGTAAGCTGTTTTTAGGGAATTCTTTTGAGATTTTTGGTTGTTATTACTGAATTTTATTCTACGTTTAGAAAAGGTCTCCTTTTCTGGTGATTTCGTTGTTTGTGGCGAATTTGTGTGATAGATTTGTTGATTGGAGttcatttgtcattttttttccattttttggggagtttttgtatttttccatATTGATTTGCAGGGGTAGAGACCTCTCAAGGATTAAATCTCTTGATTCCACTTCCAATCTTTTATTGGTAGCAAGATTGGAACAAATACctgattttattttactttgttcTTTAAGATTTGTGTCTCTGATCCTCTTTTTATGAAGGTTGAGCATTAGGTGTTTGTGAAAATTCTCCTGTTATTGTGTTGAAACTTCTTGTGTCTCTTAGAAATAAGGtcccttgtttttttattgttgttgttgttgtcgtcaTCGTGGTTGTGGGTTGGAGAATGACAGGCTCATTGACCATGATGGATTCAATGGCCAAAGTTGTTACTGATGAAGCATTCTTGCAGAAAGCTGAGTACCTTTCTGATgaaatgatgatgatcatcTCTGATCTGGAGACTCACTGTTCCAACTTGAGCCTTGCTGAAGATAAAGGAATCGGTGTCATTGAGAAGAGGTTGGATGTTCTGCAGGAAAAGATTGTGGCTTGGGACTCTGATCAGTCCATGATATGGGACCGTGATCCAGAGGAGGCTTCCGAGTATTTAACTGTTGTCGATGAAGTTAGACAAGTTGTTGAGAGTCTTGGGAGCTTGCATGCCAAAGTCAGGGATGACGACTGTAATGAGCTTGTACGCCGAGCTCATAGCAGTCTTCAAATGGCCATGGCGAGGCTTGAGGAGGAGTTTGTCCACCTTCTTGTTCAGTATCAGCAACCTGTGGAGCCTGATCACGTGTCTTTTCGTTCCACGGAAGATGATCCAGTGGATGATTTGTCATGCAGTTCATTTGATGAGGAGCCGATTGTTGGCAAGATCCGGAGTGAGATCAGTCTTCATTCAGAGGAATTTGTGATTGATTTGGTCCATCCCACTGCTGTATTTGACCTTAAGTGCATCGCCAGGATGATGCTGATGTCTGGCTATGATAAGGAGTGTTGCCAAGCATACATCAATGTTAGAAAAGAAGCATTGGATGAGTGCCTTTTGTTTCTTCGTATTGAGAAATGGAGCATTGAAGAAGTTCTACAGATGGATTGGAGTCTCTTAAATAGCAAGATCAAGAGGTGGAACCGAGCCATGAAAGTTTTCATTCGTGTGTATCTTAACAGTGAAAGACGTCTCTGTGACCTTGTTCTTGGAGATCACTCCTTGTCTGGGAGGGATTCTTGTTTTGTTGAAACCACAAAAGGCTCAATCTTCCAGATGCTGAATTTCGGTGAAGCAGTATCAATAGGAAGTCCAAAGCCTGAAAAGCTATTCCGGATACTCGACATGTATGAGGGCTTGTCTCATCTTATTCCGGATGTAGAGTCTTTATTCTCAGAAGAACTTGGTTCTTCCATCTTGACTGAATGTCAGGAGGTTTTGTCAAGATTGGGTGAATGTATAAGGCTGATTTTGACCGAGTTCAAGAATGCCATTCGAAGCAACACATCAACTAATGCATTTGCTGGAGGTGGAATCCATCCTCTCACAAAGTATGTGATGAATTACATCAAGGCCCTCGCAGATTATAGTGAGACCCTTGATTTACTTCTTGAGGATCAAGATGACAATGACTTGAGTGAGTCGTCAAAAGCAATATTGGGTTCTCTTGAGAAATCAACTCCAGTGGTTCATTATCTCCTATCAATCACATCTATTGTTGAATCCAACCTTGAAGGCAGATCAATGTTATACAGGGATGGTGCATTGCAACACATATTCTTGATGAATAACATATTTTACATGGTTCAAAAGGTGAAGGATTCCGAACTTCAAAAGTTCCTTGGAGAAGAATGGATCAAGGAGCACAGTAAGACATACAGGCACCATTCCATTAGTTATGAGAGGACTTCATGGAATCCAGTGCTGTTGTTCTTGAAGGATGAAGGGATCTGCAATCCAGGTTCGAACTCACCTTCGAAGACTGTTCTTAAGGAGAGGTTCAAAAACTTCAACCTCGTCTTCGAAGAAGTGTACAAGAGCCAGACATCATGGGTGATTCCAAATTCCCAGCTTCGTGTTGAATTGAGGATCTCGATATCTCTTAAAGTGCTACAAGCCTATCGAACATTCATGGGGAGGTATTCCAGCCATCTGGACAGTGTGAGACAAAAGGACAAATACATCAAGTACTCCCCAGATGATTTGGAGGAATTCCTGCTCGATCTCTTCGAGGGCTCTGCGAAATCACTGCATTCCTTTCGGAGGAGGTAAAAGCTGAATCCAGCTTAAGATCCAAGATTGATTTTtcctcagttttttttttctgtatgaTTATATTTATTACGCTGTTCATGTACAAGATTCTGGACATAACTTGTGGTTCATGTATTTGTGTTTATTCTTGATCATATTGATTTAATGAAGGTAAATTTGATCAGCTATGTTTAGCGTTTCACTGTAATTTACTTCATTTTCATTCATCGTGTTGTATACATTACCGTTCACGAGTGAAACTTTGCTTTTGGTGGCAAAGACTTGCTCAATCGGACCGAGTTTGCAAATTAGCTTTTGATTCTCATAAACTTTACTTCTCAAATTATATCAATACAATTTCATCTGCACAGAACAATGAAACCGTATTGACATTATG contains:
- the LOC120283468 gene encoding ninja-family protein 3-like codes for the protein MAAEAVEEEMKRFSGRTHGYSRDLLQRLGSTSCYEEKEEFVRRDSDEIELSLGLSLGGCFGEERKEKGGLVRSSSIASMSMMGRELEFTVVKGIARASSLPAETEEELRKRKEIQSLKRLEAKRKRLERMTSRSMVGVGRDRSEESVDEELERSGVELGGNLPTALTRWPANGAGGLGPVSQRSIGSQGSCSSVVSELDTTAMQGLNSRCAHSIKPMPDGTNRKTGTVPATVGGKRINCNREGDDPMRRNVRTRNGLSEMEKSMMQEMPCVSTRGDGPDGRRIEGFLYKYRKGEDVRIVCICHGRFLTPAEFVKHAGGGDVAHPLRHIVVSQFPSVFL
- the LOC120250415 gene encoding uncharacterized protein LOC120250415, yielding MAEEHSPSMAKQTPPMNPNPKQIKSITPVHLQVPKQSEFPERYMSPTDMIISPVSKGLLVRNQKKGLGSSHGIKTSMVSALKP
- the LOC120250556 gene encoding exocyst complex component EXO70E2-like — protein: MGDEYNELVHRAHSILQMAMARLEKEFVHLLVLYQQTLDPDHMSRFHSTEDYSMGDLSSCSSFEVHPIVGRMHSESSIEMDEFVIDLIHPSSVSDLKCVAEMMLKSNYDKECCKAYISVRKEALYKSFSVLCMERSSTDILQMDSGLFNSMIKRWNQAIKVFICVCLTNERSLCDLILGGYSPSARNSCFVEITKDIILKMLNFYGAVSTGSPKPEKLFRMLDMYEGLYNLIPELGSCVLTEC
- the LOC120250557 gene encoding exocyst complex component EXO70E2-like, which produces MEFKNDIRSNKPTNVVAGGGIHPLTKYVMNYIKALIDYAETLDVLLQDLYVNDLSQESRAIVGSFQNSTPVICYLLSITSIFESNLEGFRTSLSSLEMNGSRSTVLLSIRNTMIWCTSRKTVLYESIKKFNLVFEEIYKSQTAWVIPSVQLRVELRISLSLNVLQYYRGLVRFSRYLDNVRQKDKYIKYSPEDLEEFLQDLFEGCPKSLRSLGRKKN
- the LOC120249645 gene encoding exocyst complex component EXO70E2-like isoform X2 produces the protein MRKSFDLKAEYLSDEMMMIISDLETHCSNLSLAEDKGIGVIEKRLDVLQEKIVAWDSDQSMIWDRDPEEASEYLTVVDEVRQVVESLGSLHAKVRDDDCNELVRRAHSSLQMAMARLEEEFVHLLVQYQQPVEPDHVSFRSTEDDPVDDLSCSSFDEEPIVGKIRSEISLHSEEFVIDLVHPTAVFDLKCIARMMLMSGYDKECCQAYINVRKEALDECLLFLRIEKWSIEEVLQMDWSLLNSKIKRWNRAMKVFIRVYLNSERRLCDLVLGDHSLSGRDSCFVETTKGSIFQMLNFGEAVSIGSPKPEKLFRILDMYEGLSHLIPDVESLFSEELGSSILTECQEVLSRLGECIRLILTEFKNAIRSNTSTNAFAGGGIHPLTKYVMNYIKALADYSETLDLLLEDQDDNDLSESSKAILGSLEKSTPVVHYLLSITSIVESNLEGRSMLYRDGALQHIFLMNNIFYMVQKVKDSELQKFLGEEWIKEHSKTYRHHSISYERTSWNPVLLFLKDEGICNPGSNSPSKTVLKERFKNFNLVFEEVYKSQTSWVIPNSQLRVELRISISLKVLQAYRTFMGRYSSHLDSVRQKDKYIKYSPDDLEEFLLDLFEGSAKSLHSFRRRIISIHNKDQ
- the LOC120249645 gene encoding exocyst complex component EXO70E2-like isoform X1 — translated: MTGSLTMMDSMAKVVTDEAFLQKAEYLSDEMMMIISDLETHCSNLSLAEDKGIGVIEKRLDVLQEKIVAWDSDQSMIWDRDPEEASEYLTVVDEVRQVVESLGSLHAKVRDDDCNELVRRAHSSLQMAMARLEEEFVHLLVQYQQPVEPDHVSFRSTEDDPVDDLSCSSFDEEPIVGKIRSEISLHSEEFVIDLVHPTAVFDLKCIARMMLMSGYDKECCQAYINVRKEALDECLLFLRIEKWSIEEVLQMDWSLLNSKIKRWNRAMKVFIRVYLNSERRLCDLVLGDHSLSGRDSCFVETTKGSIFQMLNFGEAVSIGSPKPEKLFRILDMYEGLSHLIPDVESLFSEELGSSILTECQEVLSRLGECIRLILTEFKNAIRSNTSTNAFAGGGIHPLTKYVMNYIKALADYSETLDLLLEDQDDNDLSESSKAILGSLEKSTPVVHYLLSITSIVESNLEGRSMLYRDGALQHIFLMNNIFYMVQKVKDSELQKFLGEEWIKEHSKTYRHHSISYERTSWNPVLLFLKDEGICNPGSNSPSKTVLKERFKNFNLVFEEVYKSQTSWVIPNSQLRVELRISISLKVLQAYRTFMGRYSSHLDSVRQKDKYIKYSPDDLEEFLLDLFEGSAKSLHSFRRRIISIHNKDQ